The following coding sequences lie in one Sorex araneus isolate mSorAra2 chromosome 4, mSorAra2.pri, whole genome shotgun sequence genomic window:
- the ZNF12 gene encoding zinc finger protein 12 isoform X2, producing MSNALVSALAFIRSSRLQQEGPVSFWDVAVDFTQEEWRQLDAKQKIIYRDVMLENYSHLVSVGCHILKPEVILKLEQGEEPWAVNGGFLLPGSPEVWKVDDLRARAQENGDKHSRQTLLISDGSGTEQKGNVPSKTFSIETNSAPSRKMPCKCNACGKSCKPASEFISSDGSYARIKPDECSACGESLLHIKHEKPNPATKSDELDQNAEAHNLRGENPYQNIRILEKPCHYLECQKAFQKDTGFISHVGEKPYKWNESELAILQMSNLSEHQNAHIKTKPYECTACGKSFCKKSKFIIHQRTHTGEKPYECTQCGKSFCQKGTLTVHQRTHTGEKPYECSECGKTFYQKLHLIQHQRTHSGEKPYECSYCGKSFCQKTHLTQHQRTHSGERPYVCHDCGKTFSQKSALNDHQKIHTGVKLYKCNECGKCFCRKSTLTTHQRTHTGEKPYECNECGKFFSRLSYLTVHYRTHSGEKPYECTDCGKTFYLNSALMRHQRVHTGEKPYECSECGKLFSQLSYLTIHHRTHSGVKPYECNECGKTFYQNSALCRHRRIHKGEKPYECYICGKFFSQMSYLTIHHRIHSGEKPYECSECGKTFCQNSALNRHQRTHTGEKAYECYECGKFFSQMSYLTIHHRIHSGEKPFECNECGKAFSRMSYLTVHYRTHSGEKPYECTECGKKFYHKSAFNSHQRIHRRGNMNVRDVERLL from the exons ATGAGTAATGCCCTGGTGAGCGCCCTTGCGTTTATCCGGTCATCGCGACTGCAGCAGGAG GGGCCCGTGTCCTTCTGGGACGTGGCTGTGGACTTCACCCAGGAGGAGTGGCGGCAGCTGGATGCCAAACAGAAGATAATCTACAGGGATGTGATGCTGGAGAACTACAGCCACCTCGTCTCCGTGG GGTGTCACATCCTCAAGCCGGAAGTGATCCTCAAGTTGGAGCAAGGAGAAGAACCGTGGGCTGTGAATGGCGGATTCCTGCTTCCTGGTTCCCCAG AAGTCTGGAAAGTTGATGATCTGAGAGCGCGAGCCCAGGAGAATGGAGACAAACATTCAAGGCAGACTCTGTTGATCAGCGACGGAAGTGGGACTGAACAGAAAGGTAATGTTCCCAGTAAAACTTTCAGTATAGAAACAAACTCTGCGCCTTCAAGAAAAATGCCCTGTAAATGCAACGCATGTGGAAAGAGTTGCAAACCTGCCTCAGAATTTATCAGTAGTGATGGAAGCTATGCAAGAATAAAACCTGATGAATGTAGTGCGTGTGGGGAATCCTTGCTCCATATTAAGCATGAGAAGCCTAATCCAGCAACTAAGTCTGATGAATTGGATCAGAATGCGGAAGCACATAATCTTAGAGGAGAAAATCCATATCAGAACATTCGTATTTTGGAGAAACCCTGTCACTATCTTGAATGCCAAAAAGCCTTTCAGAAGGATACGGGTTTTATTAGCCACGTAGGAGAGAAGCCCTATAAGTGGAATGAATCTGAACTAGCCATACTCCAGATGTCAAACCTCAGCGAGCACCAGAATGCTCATATCAAAACAAAACCCTATGAATGCACTGCATGTGGGAAATCCTTCTGTAAAAAGTCCAAGTTCATCATCCACCAAAGGACTCACACgggagagaaaccctatgaatgtacGCAGTGTGGGAAGTCCTTCTGCCAGAAGGGCACCCTCACTGTCCATCAGCGCACACACACAGGtgagaaaccctatgaatgtagCGAATGCGGGAAGACTTTCTACCAGAAGCTGCACCTCATTCAGCATCAGAGAACTCACTCAGGAGAGAAGCCCTATGAATGTAGTTACTGTGGGAAATCCTTCTGCCAGAAGACACACCTCACCCAACACCAGAGAACACATTCAGGAGAGAGACCCTATGTTTGTCATGACTGTGGGAAAACCTTCTCCCAAAAGTCGGCGCTCAATGACCACCAGAAAATTCACACGGGTGTGAAACTCTACAAGTGTAACGAGTGTGGGAAGTGCTTCTGCCGGAAGTCGACCCTCACCACGCATCAGAGaacacacacaggagagaagcCTTATGAGTGCAATGAATGTGGGAAGTTCTTCTCTCGCCTGTCCTATCTCACTGTACACTACAGAACTCATTCAGGAGAGAAGCCCTATGAATGTACCGATTGTGGGAAAACCTTCTACCTGAATTCAGCCCTCATGAGGCATCAGAGAGTACACACAGGAGAAAAACCTTACGAATGTAGTGAGTGTGGGAAGCTATTCTCCCAGTTGTCATACCTCACCATCCACCACAGAACTCATTCAGGAGTGAAGCCTTATGAATGTAACGAGTGTGGGAAAACGTTCTATCAGAACTCAGCCCTGTGTAGACATCGGCGAATACATAAGGGGGAGAAACCTTATGAATGTTATATATGTGGGAAATTCTTCTCTCAGATGTCATACCTCACTATACATCATCGAATTCATTCGGGAGAGAAGCCCTATGAATGTAGTGAATGTGGGAAGACATTCTGCCAGAATTCAGCCCTTAATCGGCATCAGAGAACACACACAGGAGAAAAAGCATATGAATGTTACGAATGTGGAAAATTCTTCTCTCAGATGTCATATCTCACTATCCATCATCGGATTCATTCAGGAGAGAAACCTTTTGAATGTAACGAGTGTGGAAAGGCTTTCTCTCGGATGTCTTACCTGACCGTACACTATAGAACGCATTCAGGAGAAAAACCCTATGAATGTACCGAATGTGGGAAAAAATTCTACCACAAATCAGCCTTTAATAGCCATCAGAGGATTCATAGGAGAGGGAATATGAATGTCCGTGATGTGGAGAGACTACTCTGA
- the ZNF12 gene encoding zinc finger protein 12 isoform X4 has protein sequence MSNALGPVSFWDVAVDFTQEEWRQLDAKQKIIYRDVMLENYSHLVSVGCHILKPEVILKLEQGEEPWAVNGGFLLPGSPEVWKVDDLRARAQENGDKHSRQTLLISDGSGTEQKGNVPSKTFSIETNSAPSRKMPCKCNACGKSCKPASEFISSDGSYARIKPDECSACGESLLHIKHEKPNPATKSDELDQNAEAHNLRGENPYQNIRILEKPCHYLECQKAFQKDTGFISHVGEKPYKWNESELAILQMSNLSEHQNAHIKTKPYECTACGKSFCKKSKFIIHQRTHTGEKPYECTQCGKSFCQKGTLTVHQRTHTGEKPYECSECGKTFYQKLHLIQHQRTHSGEKPYECSYCGKSFCQKTHLTQHQRTHSGERPYVCHDCGKTFSQKSALNDHQKIHTGVKLYKCNECGKCFCRKSTLTTHQRTHTGEKPYECNECGKFFSRLSYLTVHYRTHSGEKPYECTDCGKTFYLNSALMRHQRVHTGEKPYECSECGKLFSQLSYLTIHHRTHSGVKPYECNECGKTFYQNSALCRHRRIHKGEKPYECYICGKFFSQMSYLTIHHRIHSGEKPYECSECGKTFCQNSALNRHQRTHTGEKAYECYECGKFFSQMSYLTIHHRIHSGEKPFECNECGKAFSRMSYLTVHYRTHSGEKPYECTECGKKFYHKSAFNSHQRIHRRGNMNVRDVERLL, from the exons ATGAGTAATGCCCTG GGGCCCGTGTCCTTCTGGGACGTGGCTGTGGACTTCACCCAGGAGGAGTGGCGGCAGCTGGATGCCAAACAGAAGATAATCTACAGGGATGTGATGCTGGAGAACTACAGCCACCTCGTCTCCGTGG GGTGTCACATCCTCAAGCCGGAAGTGATCCTCAAGTTGGAGCAAGGAGAAGAACCGTGGGCTGTGAATGGCGGATTCCTGCTTCCTGGTTCCCCAG AAGTCTGGAAAGTTGATGATCTGAGAGCGCGAGCCCAGGAGAATGGAGACAAACATTCAAGGCAGACTCTGTTGATCAGCGACGGAAGTGGGACTGAACAGAAAGGTAATGTTCCCAGTAAAACTTTCAGTATAGAAACAAACTCTGCGCCTTCAAGAAAAATGCCCTGTAAATGCAACGCATGTGGAAAGAGTTGCAAACCTGCCTCAGAATTTATCAGTAGTGATGGAAGCTATGCAAGAATAAAACCTGATGAATGTAGTGCGTGTGGGGAATCCTTGCTCCATATTAAGCATGAGAAGCCTAATCCAGCAACTAAGTCTGATGAATTGGATCAGAATGCGGAAGCACATAATCTTAGAGGAGAAAATCCATATCAGAACATTCGTATTTTGGAGAAACCCTGTCACTATCTTGAATGCCAAAAAGCCTTTCAGAAGGATACGGGTTTTATTAGCCACGTAGGAGAGAAGCCCTATAAGTGGAATGAATCTGAACTAGCCATACTCCAGATGTCAAACCTCAGCGAGCACCAGAATGCTCATATCAAAACAAAACCCTATGAATGCACTGCATGTGGGAAATCCTTCTGTAAAAAGTCCAAGTTCATCATCCACCAAAGGACTCACACgggagagaaaccctatgaatgtacGCAGTGTGGGAAGTCCTTCTGCCAGAAGGGCACCCTCACTGTCCATCAGCGCACACACACAGGtgagaaaccctatgaatgtagCGAATGCGGGAAGACTTTCTACCAGAAGCTGCACCTCATTCAGCATCAGAGAACTCACTCAGGAGAGAAGCCCTATGAATGTAGTTACTGTGGGAAATCCTTCTGCCAGAAGACACACCTCACCCAACACCAGAGAACACATTCAGGAGAGAGACCCTATGTTTGTCATGACTGTGGGAAAACCTTCTCCCAAAAGTCGGCGCTCAATGACCACCAGAAAATTCACACGGGTGTGAAACTCTACAAGTGTAACGAGTGTGGGAAGTGCTTCTGCCGGAAGTCGACCCTCACCACGCATCAGAGaacacacacaggagagaagcCTTATGAGTGCAATGAATGTGGGAAGTTCTTCTCTCGCCTGTCCTATCTCACTGTACACTACAGAACTCATTCAGGAGAGAAGCCCTATGAATGTACCGATTGTGGGAAAACCTTCTACCTGAATTCAGCCCTCATGAGGCATCAGAGAGTACACACAGGAGAAAAACCTTACGAATGTAGTGAGTGTGGGAAGCTATTCTCCCAGTTGTCATACCTCACCATCCACCACAGAACTCATTCAGGAGTGAAGCCTTATGAATGTAACGAGTGTGGGAAAACGTTCTATCAGAACTCAGCCCTGTGTAGACATCGGCGAATACATAAGGGGGAGAAACCTTATGAATGTTATATATGTGGGAAATTCTTCTCTCAGATGTCATACCTCACTATACATCATCGAATTCATTCGGGAGAGAAGCCCTATGAATGTAGTGAATGTGGGAAGACATTCTGCCAGAATTCAGCCCTTAATCGGCATCAGAGAACACACACAGGAGAAAAAGCATATGAATGTTACGAATGTGGAAAATTCTTCTCTCAGATGTCATATCTCACTATCCATCATCGGATTCATTCAGGAGAGAAACCTTTTGAATGTAACGAGTGTGGAAAGGCTTTCTCTCGGATGTCTTACCTGACCGTACACTATAGAACGCATTCAGGAGAAAAACCCTATGAATGTACCGAATGTGGGAAAAAATTCTACCACAAATCAGCCTTTAATAGCCATCAGAGGATTCATAGGAGAGGGAATATGAATGTCCGTGATGTGGAGAGACTACTCTGA
- the ZNF12 gene encoding zinc finger protein 12 isoform X3 gives MSNALGPVSFWDVAVDFTQEEWRQLDAKQKIIYRDVMLENYSHLVSVAGCHILKPEVILKLEQGEEPWAVNGGFLLPGSPEVWKVDDLRARAQENGDKHSRQTLLISDGSGTEQKGNVPSKTFSIETNSAPSRKMPCKCNACGKSCKPASEFISSDGSYARIKPDECSACGESLLHIKHEKPNPATKSDELDQNAEAHNLRGENPYQNIRILEKPCHYLECQKAFQKDTGFISHVGEKPYKWNESELAILQMSNLSEHQNAHIKTKPYECTACGKSFCKKSKFIIHQRTHTGEKPYECTQCGKSFCQKGTLTVHQRTHTGEKPYECSECGKTFYQKLHLIQHQRTHSGEKPYECSYCGKSFCQKTHLTQHQRTHSGERPYVCHDCGKTFSQKSALNDHQKIHTGVKLYKCNECGKCFCRKSTLTTHQRTHTGEKPYECNECGKFFSRLSYLTVHYRTHSGEKPYECTDCGKTFYLNSALMRHQRVHTGEKPYECSECGKLFSQLSYLTIHHRTHSGVKPYECNECGKTFYQNSALCRHRRIHKGEKPYECYICGKFFSQMSYLTIHHRIHSGEKPYECSECGKTFCQNSALNRHQRTHTGEKAYECYECGKFFSQMSYLTIHHRIHSGEKPFECNECGKAFSRMSYLTVHYRTHSGEKPYECTECGKKFYHKSAFNSHQRIHRRGNMNVRDVERLL, from the exons ATGAGTAATGCCCTG GGGCCCGTGTCCTTCTGGGACGTGGCTGTGGACTTCACCCAGGAGGAGTGGCGGCAGCTGGATGCCAAACAGAAGATAATCTACAGGGATGTGATGCTGGAGAACTACAGCCACCTCGTCTCCGTGG CAGGGTGTCACATCCTCAAGCCGGAAGTGATCCTCAAGTTGGAGCAAGGAGAAGAACCGTGGGCTGTGAATGGCGGATTCCTGCTTCCTGGTTCCCCAG AAGTCTGGAAAGTTGATGATCTGAGAGCGCGAGCCCAGGAGAATGGAGACAAACATTCAAGGCAGACTCTGTTGATCAGCGACGGAAGTGGGACTGAACAGAAAGGTAATGTTCCCAGTAAAACTTTCAGTATAGAAACAAACTCTGCGCCTTCAAGAAAAATGCCCTGTAAATGCAACGCATGTGGAAAGAGTTGCAAACCTGCCTCAGAATTTATCAGTAGTGATGGAAGCTATGCAAGAATAAAACCTGATGAATGTAGTGCGTGTGGGGAATCCTTGCTCCATATTAAGCATGAGAAGCCTAATCCAGCAACTAAGTCTGATGAATTGGATCAGAATGCGGAAGCACATAATCTTAGAGGAGAAAATCCATATCAGAACATTCGTATTTTGGAGAAACCCTGTCACTATCTTGAATGCCAAAAAGCCTTTCAGAAGGATACGGGTTTTATTAGCCACGTAGGAGAGAAGCCCTATAAGTGGAATGAATCTGAACTAGCCATACTCCAGATGTCAAACCTCAGCGAGCACCAGAATGCTCATATCAAAACAAAACCCTATGAATGCACTGCATGTGGGAAATCCTTCTGTAAAAAGTCCAAGTTCATCATCCACCAAAGGACTCACACgggagagaaaccctatgaatgtacGCAGTGTGGGAAGTCCTTCTGCCAGAAGGGCACCCTCACTGTCCATCAGCGCACACACACAGGtgagaaaccctatgaatgtagCGAATGCGGGAAGACTTTCTACCAGAAGCTGCACCTCATTCAGCATCAGAGAACTCACTCAGGAGAGAAGCCCTATGAATGTAGTTACTGTGGGAAATCCTTCTGCCAGAAGACACACCTCACCCAACACCAGAGAACACATTCAGGAGAGAGACCCTATGTTTGTCATGACTGTGGGAAAACCTTCTCCCAAAAGTCGGCGCTCAATGACCACCAGAAAATTCACACGGGTGTGAAACTCTACAAGTGTAACGAGTGTGGGAAGTGCTTCTGCCGGAAGTCGACCCTCACCACGCATCAGAGaacacacacaggagagaagcCTTATGAGTGCAATGAATGTGGGAAGTTCTTCTCTCGCCTGTCCTATCTCACTGTACACTACAGAACTCATTCAGGAGAGAAGCCCTATGAATGTACCGATTGTGGGAAAACCTTCTACCTGAATTCAGCCCTCATGAGGCATCAGAGAGTACACACAGGAGAAAAACCTTACGAATGTAGTGAGTGTGGGAAGCTATTCTCCCAGTTGTCATACCTCACCATCCACCACAGAACTCATTCAGGAGTGAAGCCTTATGAATGTAACGAGTGTGGGAAAACGTTCTATCAGAACTCAGCCCTGTGTAGACATCGGCGAATACATAAGGGGGAGAAACCTTATGAATGTTATATATGTGGGAAATTCTTCTCTCAGATGTCATACCTCACTATACATCATCGAATTCATTCGGGAGAGAAGCCCTATGAATGTAGTGAATGTGGGAAGACATTCTGCCAGAATTCAGCCCTTAATCGGCATCAGAGAACACACACAGGAGAAAAAGCATATGAATGTTACGAATGTGGAAAATTCTTCTCTCAGATGTCATATCTCACTATCCATCATCGGATTCATTCAGGAGAGAAACCTTTTGAATGTAACGAGTGTGGAAAGGCTTTCTCTCGGATGTCTTACCTGACCGTACACTATAGAACGCATTCAGGAGAAAAACCCTATGAATGTACCGAATGTGGGAAAAAATTCTACCACAAATCAGCCTTTAATAGCCATCAGAGGATTCATAGGAGAGGGAATATGAATGTCCGTGATGTGGAGAGACTACTCTGA
- the ZNF12 gene encoding zinc finger protein 12 isoform X1 translates to MSNALVSALAFIRSSRLQQEGPVSFWDVAVDFTQEEWRQLDAKQKIIYRDVMLENYSHLVSVAGCHILKPEVILKLEQGEEPWAVNGGFLLPGSPEVWKVDDLRARAQENGDKHSRQTLLISDGSGTEQKGNVPSKTFSIETNSAPSRKMPCKCNACGKSCKPASEFISSDGSYARIKPDECSACGESLLHIKHEKPNPATKSDELDQNAEAHNLRGENPYQNIRILEKPCHYLECQKAFQKDTGFISHVGEKPYKWNESELAILQMSNLSEHQNAHIKTKPYECTACGKSFCKKSKFIIHQRTHTGEKPYECTQCGKSFCQKGTLTVHQRTHTGEKPYECSECGKTFYQKLHLIQHQRTHSGEKPYECSYCGKSFCQKTHLTQHQRTHSGERPYVCHDCGKTFSQKSALNDHQKIHTGVKLYKCNECGKCFCRKSTLTTHQRTHTGEKPYECNECGKFFSRLSYLTVHYRTHSGEKPYECTDCGKTFYLNSALMRHQRVHTGEKPYECSECGKLFSQLSYLTIHHRTHSGVKPYECNECGKTFYQNSALCRHRRIHKGEKPYECYICGKFFSQMSYLTIHHRIHSGEKPYECSECGKTFCQNSALNRHQRTHTGEKAYECYECGKFFSQMSYLTIHHRIHSGEKPFECNECGKAFSRMSYLTVHYRTHSGEKPYECTECGKKFYHKSAFNSHQRIHRRGNMNVRDVERLL, encoded by the exons ATGAGTAATGCCCTGGTGAGCGCCCTTGCGTTTATCCGGTCATCGCGACTGCAGCAGGAG GGGCCCGTGTCCTTCTGGGACGTGGCTGTGGACTTCACCCAGGAGGAGTGGCGGCAGCTGGATGCCAAACAGAAGATAATCTACAGGGATGTGATGCTGGAGAACTACAGCCACCTCGTCTCCGTGG CAGGGTGTCACATCCTCAAGCCGGAAGTGATCCTCAAGTTGGAGCAAGGAGAAGAACCGTGGGCTGTGAATGGCGGATTCCTGCTTCCTGGTTCCCCAG AAGTCTGGAAAGTTGATGATCTGAGAGCGCGAGCCCAGGAGAATGGAGACAAACATTCAAGGCAGACTCTGTTGATCAGCGACGGAAGTGGGACTGAACAGAAAGGTAATGTTCCCAGTAAAACTTTCAGTATAGAAACAAACTCTGCGCCTTCAAGAAAAATGCCCTGTAAATGCAACGCATGTGGAAAGAGTTGCAAACCTGCCTCAGAATTTATCAGTAGTGATGGAAGCTATGCAAGAATAAAACCTGATGAATGTAGTGCGTGTGGGGAATCCTTGCTCCATATTAAGCATGAGAAGCCTAATCCAGCAACTAAGTCTGATGAATTGGATCAGAATGCGGAAGCACATAATCTTAGAGGAGAAAATCCATATCAGAACATTCGTATTTTGGAGAAACCCTGTCACTATCTTGAATGCCAAAAAGCCTTTCAGAAGGATACGGGTTTTATTAGCCACGTAGGAGAGAAGCCCTATAAGTGGAATGAATCTGAACTAGCCATACTCCAGATGTCAAACCTCAGCGAGCACCAGAATGCTCATATCAAAACAAAACCCTATGAATGCACTGCATGTGGGAAATCCTTCTGTAAAAAGTCCAAGTTCATCATCCACCAAAGGACTCACACgggagagaaaccctatgaatgtacGCAGTGTGGGAAGTCCTTCTGCCAGAAGGGCACCCTCACTGTCCATCAGCGCACACACACAGGtgagaaaccctatgaatgtagCGAATGCGGGAAGACTTTCTACCAGAAGCTGCACCTCATTCAGCATCAGAGAACTCACTCAGGAGAGAAGCCCTATGAATGTAGTTACTGTGGGAAATCCTTCTGCCAGAAGACACACCTCACCCAACACCAGAGAACACATTCAGGAGAGAGACCCTATGTTTGTCATGACTGTGGGAAAACCTTCTCCCAAAAGTCGGCGCTCAATGACCACCAGAAAATTCACACGGGTGTGAAACTCTACAAGTGTAACGAGTGTGGGAAGTGCTTCTGCCGGAAGTCGACCCTCACCACGCATCAGAGaacacacacaggagagaagcCTTATGAGTGCAATGAATGTGGGAAGTTCTTCTCTCGCCTGTCCTATCTCACTGTACACTACAGAACTCATTCAGGAGAGAAGCCCTATGAATGTACCGATTGTGGGAAAACCTTCTACCTGAATTCAGCCCTCATGAGGCATCAGAGAGTACACACAGGAGAAAAACCTTACGAATGTAGTGAGTGTGGGAAGCTATTCTCCCAGTTGTCATACCTCACCATCCACCACAGAACTCATTCAGGAGTGAAGCCTTATGAATGTAACGAGTGTGGGAAAACGTTCTATCAGAACTCAGCCCTGTGTAGACATCGGCGAATACATAAGGGGGAGAAACCTTATGAATGTTATATATGTGGGAAATTCTTCTCTCAGATGTCATACCTCACTATACATCATCGAATTCATTCGGGAGAGAAGCCCTATGAATGTAGTGAATGTGGGAAGACATTCTGCCAGAATTCAGCCCTTAATCGGCATCAGAGAACACACACAGGAGAAAAAGCATATGAATGTTACGAATGTGGAAAATTCTTCTCTCAGATGTCATATCTCACTATCCATCATCGGATTCATTCAGGAGAGAAACCTTTTGAATGTAACGAGTGTGGAAAGGCTTTCTCTCGGATGTCTTACCTGACCGTACACTATAGAACGCATTCAGGAGAAAAACCCTATGAATGTACCGAATGTGGGAAAAAATTCTACCACAAATCAGCCTTTAATAGCCATCAGAGGATTCATAGGAGAGGGAATATGAATGTCCGTGATGTGGAGAGACTACTCTGA